TGTGGGTGACTTGGCCACACAATCTAAAGCACTTGATGATGACTTAGCCCATTTTGGTGCGCCGGTTGAACCAGTAAAAAGCAAAGCAGATTTATACGTACTCCCACAAAATTGGGTAGCGGTTAAAGCGCTTTCTACTGCCAATACGCAGTGGCAATACTGTAAGGATGGCATTGAATTGGCTCTTGATTATGCCAGGGCTGAAATTGCTTGGCGCTATGCGGATATTGCCCTCACCCCCACTGATTTTGACAAGCTCCAATATCTAGAACGAACAATAATAAAGCTCTTGAGGCAGACTGATGAAAAACCAACTGAATTTGGCCTTACGCTTACGATACGACGGTAAAGCGGTAACATCCGGCACTAACAAGAACATACAGGACTTAAACCGCCTGCCTCATGCCATTCAAAATCAAGTAGCTGCGAATCAACGTTTGGGTGCAAGTCAGTCAAAGGTTATGCAGCAACAGTCTGCAATGGGTAAACAGCTGGGTGTGCTACAAAGTGGCTATGAGCAATTGGGAATGACACTGGCAAGCGTTGCATCTATAGGCACAGCTGCAATTTTTATCCGTGATACAGGCGCAGCGCAGCAATTAGATACTCGGCTGCAAGGGTTGACCGATTCTACCCGCGAATACCAACAAGTACAAAGCTATCTGTTTGAAGCTGCTGATAGACTTAATACAAGCTACGTATTGTTATCTGACTCATATACAAAAATGCTTAATTTAGAGCCTTTAATATCTAAGTCAGAAGGTATTCAAATACTCGAAGGATACGCAAATGCAGCGGCTAAAATCGGTGCAGCCAATGCCCAAGTATCTCAATCACTGTATGGCCTTGAACAAGGCCTAGGCAGTAATGTAATTCGAGCTGAAGAGTTTAATCAAATAGTCGAGCCTATGCCTGGGCTATTACAACAATTAGAAAAAGCGTCAGGTTTAGTAAACGGTCAATTGCGTCGAATGGTGAATGATGGCCGTATTACAAGCCAAATGTTTAAACGCTATTTAATAAAGGCTTTAAACGAGTATGCGGGTGCGGCTGAGGCTACCGAGGGCAAAATAAACGCATCCTTTGCTGAGATGAGCAACGAGTATCAGCGTTTAATTCGTGAGTATGAAAAGCCAGTCAATTTTGCGGTGACTGGCGTAGCCGATGCTGTCACGGCAGGAATGCGAGAACTGCGTGAAAACCAAGACCTAGTTGAAGGACTAACAACCTCGGCAACGGCATTAGCAATTGTACTCGGAGGCAAACTGGCAGGCGGTGCAGCTAAAGCGACAGCGGCATTTACCACGACGACGATGGCAAAGCATAAGGCACTGCAAGCAGACTTACAATTAGCTGCATATAATCAACGTTTAGCAGCAGAGGAACAAAGACGTGCAATACAAGAGCAAGCTGCCGCTCAGCGCCAACTGGCAATGGCTAGCAATACAGCGCTTAGAACAAAGGCCATTCATCAACTGGCCCTGGCTAATCAACGAGCGACACTTGCACAAACCAACCTCAATGCAGCAACAGCCACTTATTCTGTCGTGTCTAAACGCGCAGCTTTATCTAGTCGCGCATTAAGCGGTGCAATGGGGCTATTAGGTGGCCCAGTTGGATTAGCTGTTACTGCAGGTTTGGCTATCGCCTATTTTGCGAGCCAAGGTGACAAAGCATCTACTAGCTCAAAAAGATTAGAAACACACTTGTACGATTTGGGCGATGCGTTCGATTCGGTTAACAACGTCAGTGCTAAAGCGCAAATCGCCTCTGCGTCAAAGCAAACAATCAACTACACAAACAACATTCAAAACGCGTATAAACGTATTAAGCAGCTGCGCCAACAAATGAATAACGCTAGCAGTGACCGCGCTAAATTTACATACCAAAACCAAATTGCTGGCATTGAGCGCTACATCAACGAGCAAGCAAAACTGCGTAGCGAGTCCATGAAAACCGCTGCACAAGCAGCAAACCTGCAGCAAAACCTCAAAGCAATAGATTGGAAGCAAATAGCGGAAAACACCAAACAAGCCACTAACGCCCTGCCCCAAAACATTCAGCAGCTTCAGCTTTCGCTACTAGGAGAAGAAGCCAGGCTAAAAGCCAGCTATGAAAAACGCAAAGCCATGGTCATACAAGCCCGTGAAAATGACCATGGCAATAAAGCCAAATACGATGCAATTTTGAAGCAGCTAGACGCCAAGCTTCACGCGGACCAGCAAGCATTAACAGACAAGCATGAAGCAGAAAAAACACGTATCCAAAACCAAGCAGAAGAAAAGCGTAAAAACGATTTACGTGCAGAGCTAGAAGACCGCATTGCACAAATCAAAGGCTATGCAAACCGTGAAGCACTTGCCAGTTACAACAACCAGCTGGCAGTAGAAGAAGCAAAACAACAAGCCCGTATCGACGCAAAACGGCGTGGCATGTTAGGTCTTGCTTCAAATGATGAAGTCGGCGAAATCAAGTACAACGCCGACAATCAAATTCGAAACCTAGAGCGACAGCAAGAACTGAACGCAGCGAGAGGATTTCACAGCCAGCGCGAAGCCGATGAATACGCCCATCAAGAACGGCTAATGCAAGCCCGTACACAAAAAACGGGACCTATGCAAAAACACTTAATGGAGTTTGCGAACTGGGAGACTAAAAACGCCCGCGAGAAAACATCTGCCGTTGTTGGCTTAGGCGCTGCTGGCTTTAAGGCCATGGCAGGCCAAAGTAAAACCGCGTTTAAGCTGTATAAAGCGTTTTCAATCACTCAAGCGATGATTAAAACCTATGAGTCAGCAACTGGCGCATATGCAGCATTAGCCCCTATTCCTGTCGTTGGCCCTGCACTTGGTGCCGCTGCAGCTGCGGCCGCCGTCGCAATGGGTTTACAGCAAGTCCGCATGATAAAGGCACAGCAACCTGCTGGTATCGCACACGGTGGTTTAGACTACGTACCAAACGAAAGTACTTACATCCTGCAGCGTGGTGAACGTGTCCTCTCTCCAAAGCAAAACGTCGAAATCAGCCACATGGCGCGGCATTACAACGCTGGCAATCGCCAAACTGCAGGTCAAAATGTGGTGTTCAATATTACAAATCAGATCACCGTAGAAGGTGCGGCCAATGCCGAGCAAGGCAATGTCATTGGTGCAAACTTGACTCGGCAGATTGAGGCTGTATTTGTTGAAAGTATAAACTCTCGCGGGGCTGTGTTTAGGGCGATTTCATTAACTTTTTAGTTATTTCGGAATAGGATCATCGATAGTTGTAATGTACATAAAAGTTATGCTTATGAATGTTCAGACATTACGTTCTGCAAATACTTTGACAGTCCATCCAAATCAGGAAATATTGACGCATGATGAATTCCGAAAAGTCTCAGTTCCTTGCGCAAAGCTTCCCTTATTGCATAAGGGATACGATATTTTTTTATGGCTTTATTTTTCAATCTATCATTCAATGGTTGTCTGGGATCAGGTTGAATGGTAAAAACTCCCGATTGCGCTCGTATCCTACCTGATACATGAGGTGGTTTATAGATGTTAACGTGCTCATGCTCTAACGGTTTTTTTACTTTGTTCACATCAACAAAGGCGGACTTTATGGTTAAGAAATAAAACGCTGCATCACCTGAATAGTCCTCTTTTACTAAGTTTTCTTTACGAATATCTAGTTCGGAAATTGGTTCCCCCACAGCAAAGTAAAGTGCAACCAAAGGATTCGTTGACCAATCTAGCAACCTAGTTGGCAAACCATGGTGTTGAGCTAAGGCTAACCATTCCCATTCGGTATTTGGAGTTGATTGAAGGAACCCTACAGCTTGATTTTTAAATCTATCAAAGATGCTCTTTTCATCGAAGTAGCCTTTAACAAATTTTGAACTAGAGAGTCGGCCAACTTTAGGAACCAAAGAAAAATAATCTTTAGATTCCCCTCTAAAAAAGTAACGCTCGTCAGGAGTAATTCCTTTTACAATGTTCCTAAAGTGTTCAAATGATTCAATCGTACCTGAAAATTCCATGATTACCTTATTTTCCTGAATTTAATTCCACTAGTCTGCTGCTAAATAACATCTTTTGATATTAAGTAATAACTCTTTAAATATTTACATTAATGGGAGCTTAGGTGTGATTCTCTTCGCAGGTCAATAAAAATAGCAAAGTAGTCGCTGTTAGATGTAAAGTATAACTTGCGAAGTGCTCAGGAACGTTTTTAACTACTACTCCCTGACCGTGTCCCCCTTCTTTGTTTCTCAAAGTAGGAACACCGCTTTCGAGTAACGTTCTAACCGAAGAAAATTGGTTTTGGAGATATTCAGGAACTAATCCATTGTTGAAGCAGCTATTAATTAGTTTTTTGGATGTATCATTTTTATTGTACTGCCAGCCATGTTTATCATGAATTGCTTTCATTAGGCTTTCGAAAGATTTAAGACAATCATTAAGGCATTCTTTGTATTTCTTATTTCTATAGTGCTCGTGTGCGGATAAAAATTCGTGGTTTGCCCCTGAGTAGCACTTTTCTTTTCCTAGCAATTGAAGGACTGGTTTTACTGTTTCAGAATGAATGTATTGAGAATCAATTCGGATAAGCTCTCCAGAAATAAACTGATACCCTATCGAAGCCTCTTTAAACCTATAATTTAGTTCTTCTATTGCCGCATCTGGTGTTTGAGTTACTCCTCTGGTGCGAGAGAATTCCCAAGAATTGTTTCTAATACCGTGATCTATAACATTGAATACCAAGTCAATAATATCGAGGCATTGCTCTGTTTTATTTGTCTCTAAAAAAAAATCAAATATTGCTTCGAAATTAGTTCGCGCATCTCTTCTAAGTGCGAACACCCCATACTCTTTACATAGTGTTTGATGTATTTCTAGGTATATTTTACTGCTTACGTGATTGTACTGATCTTCAATACCAATAGTATCTCTGACAATATGAATAACTTGGACACGGAAATTGTTTGGTATTTTACTATATTGATATACGTCTTGCGTCTTGCTTGTTAACTTCTCGCGCCTTTTAGAGAACAGCTCAAATATAGACATGTTTACTTGATACTCCTTCAATTTACTTTAAAGCTAATATGAGGGTAAATATTTTACTAGAGTAAATGTTTTGTCAATGAATATTTATGCATGTAGTTCAGGGGGCTACAGCCATTAGTATAGATTTAGGTAATGGAAGGTTGCCTTCTTACCTGCTCTCTTTTTAATGTTTACTCACACAATAAAGCAAAGAGCGATAAAAAACATGGAGCACCTTCCCTACCTAAGCCCCCAAACAGCTGTGTTTAAAGTAGTCCTGACTATGGTTTATTCGCTCTCTTCAGATCTTCAGGTCTGATCTCGACAAACTCCCATTGAATAAACTCTATAGCCCACAATGGCTTGCTCGTTCAATTCGTCAATACTAAAAGATACGGAGATATAACATTTGGGGTCAGTTATACTAGGAATTGTATCGAGTTGGGCAATGTGAAATACGGACAGGTCAAATCTCATCTCGACGCCTTCCTGTTTGAACCAGTCACTTAACTCGTTTACATCACTAGACTTTTGAATTTGTTCATCTATTTTTGACTTCCACTCCGACTCAACTGCCTTCGCTTTTTCAAAATCAAACCCCATGAAATTGCTGTTGTCTGAACAAGCTATCAATAGTGTAAAAATATACAAAATCAAAAAACTAAATCGCACTTCATTATCCTTATAAATCTACTTCTGCGAACTACTCAGCTTATAGTAAAACATTTTACACCTAATTTCCCGCTCCTAATTTTTTAAACTCGCTCACACAGTAAAACAAAGAGCGATAAAAAATATGGAGCACCTTCCCCTACCTAAGCCCCCAAAAAGCTGTGTTTTTCGGCTGGTTCCCAATAGTCATTTGCACGTGAGTAAAACCAATAATGCCTCTGAGGTGTATGACCTTGAGGGCGCATACTGGGAGTTTGAGATTGAGCTTGCCAATGTGTCTGAGTCTGATGCCTTGGCGTTGGATGCGTTCTTGGCCAGGTGTCGTGGTGCCGTTGGCAAGTTTTTGTGTTTTGATTATCGGTTTTTACAAGATGACTTGGACAGTTTTGCCCGGGTTACTGCGTCATATCAAGACGGTAATTTGCTTAAAGTGGCTGGTTTGCCTGTCAATTCAGAGTATGCCAAAGCCGGCAATCGCATTCAGATAGGTACGGGTGAAAACGCCGAGCTTAAGATTCTTACTTCGGATGTGGTGGTTGATAGCCACGGCGAGTGTGAGCTTGAGTTTGAATCGCCTATGCGCCAAATCCCAGCGAGCAATACCCCTGTGTATTTTAAGCGCCCTGCTGGCGTGTTTCGCCTTTTGAATAACAAGCAAGGGTTGGCTGAAGCCAAGGTTAAAAATGGCTTTGTGACCTCATGGAAAATCAAAGGTCGGGAGGCGTTCTAATGGAGGCATTAAATTCTGCTTTGGTGGCCGAGCTTGCCAATTGCCGCCCCCGCTACTTTGTGCGCTTGGCGTTTAAAAGTGGCGATGTGTTATTACATACCGGTGTGGGCCAGCGCCGATTCTTAGGTTACACCTGGCATGGTTTAGGGATGCTTGGGCGTATAGGTGAAATCCCCGCAAATGATAAAAACGATGCGGCGCGCATTCGCTTAACGTTGCACACCCAAAATGAAACTGTGTTAGCTGAAGTCGCCGAGAATGACCCCATTGGTGTGGGCGTTGAAATCTATCTTGCCACGGTCGACACACATTATCGTGTTAATCAGTCTCAACTATTAGAAAGCGGCTATATCGTGGCGTGTGATGTAGAGCGCGGCCAAGTCAGTAAAGTGAGCTTGTCAGTGGCTGGCGAGTCTGAGCGTTGGAAGCAATCGCGTTTGCATCAACGCTGGAACCATGCGACGCAAACCGCGTTATATCCAGACGACATGTTTTTTAATGAGCATGCTGAAGCCACAGGGACTTTACTCCCAGACACACAACCTGGTTATCCAATTGGTGGGAGGGATGGCCATGCACTGCCCTAGTTACCGCCCAATTATACTCCAACGCTATCTAGATTCATGCGAAAACACCCCGTTTGCATGGGGCAAATTCGATTGCTGCTTGTTTGTGGCCGATTGGCTCCTTGCCCGAAATGGTGTCGATGTTGCGCAAGGCTTTCGGGGTCACTACAGCACCGCCATTGGCGCAAAACGACGTTTAACTCGCTTAGGATTTAATAGTATTGAAAGTGTGTTTAAACACCATTTAAAGCCCATTGAAACATCCTATGCGCAGCGCGGTGATATTGCGTTGGTTGAATATGAGGGTGAATTGATAGGTGGCATCGTTGGTCTTGGCTATGTCTATTGCGTTACTAATATCGGTTTAAGCGCACTGGAAATGAGCGCGGTCAGTTTTTGCTTTTCTCAGGAGTTGCCTAAGTCTACGGGTGAGGTGCGCAATGGGTAAAGTTGTCGATGTTGTCAAAGATATAGCAGATCCCTTTGGTCTCGTTGAGAAAGTCTGGGATGAAACCGTTGGGGCACTCTGGGACAGTATGAGCCCAGAGATACCCGAAGAAGACTATGCAACGCTGGCAAAAGGGCTGCAAAAAGGCATTGACCAGCCGCGCCGTATTACCTTTGGGCGTGACCGCGTTGGGGGTGTGATTGCGCACCAAGCCACAGTCGAGCGCGATGAAAAAAAGTGGGTGCAGTTGATTGTGTTAATTAACGGTGCGCCCATCGATGCGTTAGAAGACGTGTATATTGCCAATAAGCCGTTATCGGACTACCCAGCCGAGAGTTGGGACTATGCATTGTCTGATGGCAATCACACATCCGCCAACAATAAAGCTGTGTCTAAAATGGCGGGTTGGACCAGTAAACATGTGGGTTATGGTCAGGCACATGTATTCATTGAGCTTGAGAACAACCGCGAGGTGTTCCCCGATGGCATTTCCGATTGCGAATTTTTAATTCGCGGTTCGCGTATTTGGGACCCCCGTGATAGTGAGCAAGACCCCGATGATAAGAGCACATGGGCATGGACGCAAAATGCCGTGCTGTGCGCCCTGCACTACATTCGTTTTTATGGGGCTCATGAAGTGCCCTATCATCGCATTCCGCTTAATTGGTGGGTAGCGGCAGCCAATGTCTGTGATGAAAACGCCGTCTATCAAGACAACGATGGCGTTGATAGGTATGAGCCGCGCTACACGTGCAACGGGACTTTTCGCTTTACCAGTAAGCCCATAGAAGTACTTGGACAATTAGAGCGCTGCTTTGCAGGAAAAATCTTTAGGCAAATGGGCCAATGGTTTGTGCGCGTTGGTGCCTGGTATGGCAACCCCACGTATACGATTGGCCAATCGGATGTGATGGGCAACGTTAAAATCAAGTGGCATGCGGACCTACGTGATAGAGCCAATATTGTCCGTGCTACTTTTACCGACCCTAATCAGCATTATGAGCGCACCGATGCACCGCCTGTGCGTGCTGAGGGTTATATCGAAAAAGACAATCAACCATTAGAGACCACGATTTCATTGCCTTTTGTGCGCAGTGCGACAGCGGCACAGCGCTTGGCAACCATTCACCTTGAGCAAACCCGCCTCGGCTCAATCGAACTCCCCCTCAAACACAAAGCTTTGCGCGCCGCAGTGGGTCGTACGGTATATGTGGATTTACCCAACGAGCGCATCAATAAAAAAGTCTATCGTGTTGTCGCAAGGCGCTTTCGGCTTGATGGGGGAATAACGCTGACGTGTGTGGAAGACAGCCCGCTTTTATGGGCTGATGATTTAGTGCCTGGTGCGTCTGATCTAACGCCAAATAGCGATTACGTCATTGGCAAACCTTCCCCAATTGAGCAAGCACGTGTTGAGGTTGATGGAGATGGCAATGGCATTGTGAAATGGACCCACCCCGCTCCGCTGGCAGTGCATGAGTTTGATGTGGAGTTTTATAGTGATAATGATACGCGCGTGTATAAAGAGTCTGTGACCTACACGCAAATTGTTATTCCCAAACTCGCTCTTGGTACATACACCGCTAAAGTATTTGCGAAAAACATATTCGGCCAGCGCTCCCCATCTGTTGCCATTCAGTTTACTGTTTCAGCACCAACCGAACCTGTGCTGTCTTATGTCGCAGATTATAACCAAATTACGCTTACCGCCACTATACCCGCTATTGGGATAGGCACCCAGTTTGAGTGGCAGTTCTTGGGCTCCAATGAAGCACCTCAGCAAAGTGACACGGCATTTGCGCAAATCTACAACCGCATTGGCTTGCAGCCGATGACCGAGTATCACTTTCAATGTCGTGCAGTAAACCACATCGGTAACAGTGACTGGGTGCAGATAGCTGTCTCAACAACGGATGTAGACTTAACCGAGTTTATTAATGACATGCCACTGGCGAAGTTAAGCCAAGAGGCCCAAGACCTCATCAACGACTTGAACACCCAAGTTGATAGATTAAGGCCTGAAACCGAGAACAACCTGCCCTCGCTTGTTGCCAAAAACATCGAGCAAATACAGGGCTTGGAAGATGTCACCAAGGTTTTAGATGGCTCGATTGTCGATGGCATTCCCACTCAAATTGCGCTGAATAAAATCAAACTCGATGAAACAGCGTTGGCTGTTACTGACATGCAAAAAAGCGTGTTTGATGTCACGGCTGGTTACACCAACTTTCGTCATGAGTACGAACGACGCACGCTTAATAATGAGCGTTTAATTGATGCCGCCGTATTTGTCGATGCCGAGTCTGGCACCATTGTGAATCGGGCGTTTTCTTATACCGACACGCAATTCAGTGAAGCGGTTTCTTTGGTAGATGGTGTCCACGCACGCATCAATTTTGAGTCCCGTCGCATAAAACAGACTGAAGAAAAGCTCGTTGACGCCACAGCGCAAATCGAGCTGCAGGCAGGCCAAATTACACAGCGTGCAACTCATACCGAAGTCGACGCCCATATTGCCGGCGCTATATCAGCCTTAACGCCTGCATACAGCTGGCAGTTTAACAGCGGCGCTGAGGGGTTTGTAGGGTTCGAAAGCCATCATGCGTTAGGGTATTTGGTGTGTAAAAATACGTTAAATAGCCCTGCTATTTCTCTGGATACAGTCGATAACCCCATGTTTAGAGTGCGCGTGCGTAAACATCAAAACAGCACCTGGCTAGGGCATATCCAATTCAATGGCGGTACCTTGTTCCTGCCCGAGCCAATAAGTGATGATTGGGAGGTCATTCAAGTAGACGCGACAGGTACTGCAGGCTATAGCGGCATTATCACTTGGCTTCAGTTTTCACTGGGCCACTGCGATATCGACTTTATTGAAATCGGTAAGCGCGGGGCAAACGATTTAGCCCTATCAGACATCACAAGTCGCACGACCACCATCGAACAAGAGTTAGATGCCGGTACAGGTCGCATGGGCCAATATGCAACAACGGCTTGGGTATCAAATCAAGGCTTTCAAACTCAAAGCAACGTACAAACACTCATAGATTCATTTAACACGCAATACAGTATCAGTGCCGTGCTACAGCAGCTCAACGACAATGACGTCATCGTCAAAGCCAATGCGGCGCAAACTTGGATTGATGGCGCAAATTCAGCGATACGCAGCCAAGTCATTGGCTATTTAAATGAAGAGGATGGGGTTAACCAAAAGCTCGCTACGGCCGAGCAAAACATAGATGCGTTAGCCGGAGAAGTTCAGCAATCAGTCACTCAAATCCAAGGCATTCA
This genomic window from Pseudoalteromonas luteoviolacea contains:
- a CDS encoding DUF1799 domain-containing protein, with amino-acid sequence MAKWFVGDLATQSKALDDDLAHFGAPVEPVKSKADLYVLPQNWVAVKALSTANTQWQYCKDGIELALDYARAEIAWRYADIALTPTDFDKLQYLERTIIKLLRQTDEKPTEFGLTLTIRR
- a CDS encoding tape measure protein, giving the protein MKNQLNLALRLRYDGKAVTSGTNKNIQDLNRLPHAIQNQVAANQRLGASQSKVMQQQSAMGKQLGVLQSGYEQLGMTLASVASIGTAAIFIRDTGAAQQLDTRLQGLTDSTREYQQVQSYLFEAADRLNTSYVLLSDSYTKMLNLEPLISKSEGIQILEGYANAAAKIGAANAQVSQSLYGLEQGLGSNVIRAEEFNQIVEPMPGLLQQLEKASGLVNGQLRRMVNDGRITSQMFKRYLIKALNEYAGAAEATEGKINASFAEMSNEYQRLIREYEKPVNFAVTGVADAVTAGMRELRENQDLVEGLTTSATALAIVLGGKLAGGAAKATAAFTTTTMAKHKALQADLQLAAYNQRLAAEEQRRAIQEQAAAQRQLAMASNTALRTKAIHQLALANQRATLAQTNLNAATATYSVVSKRAALSSRALSGAMGLLGGPVGLAVTAGLAIAYFASQGDKASTSSKRLETHLYDLGDAFDSVNNVSAKAQIASASKQTINYTNNIQNAYKRIKQLRQQMNNASSDRAKFTYQNQIAGIERYINEQAKLRSESMKTAAQAANLQQNLKAIDWKQIAENTKQATNALPQNIQQLQLSLLGEEARLKASYEKRKAMVIQARENDHGNKAKYDAILKQLDAKLHADQQALTDKHEAEKTRIQNQAEEKRKNDLRAELEDRIAQIKGYANREALASYNNQLAVEEAKQQARIDAKRRGMLGLASNDEVGEIKYNADNQIRNLERQQELNAARGFHSQREADEYAHQERLMQARTQKTGPMQKHLMEFANWETKNAREKTSAVVGLGAAGFKAMAGQSKTAFKLYKAFSITQAMIKTYESATGAYAALAPIPVVGPALGAAAAAAAVAMGLQQVRMIKAQQPAGIAHGGLDYVPNESTYILQRGERVLSPKQNVEISHMARHYNAGNRQTAGQNVVFNITNQITVEGAANAEQGNVIGANLTRQIEAVFVESINSRGAVFRAISLTF
- a CDS encoding FRG domain-containing protein: MEFSGTIESFEHFRNIVKGITPDERYFFRGESKDYFSLVPKVGRLSSSKFVKGYFDEKSIFDRFKNQAVGFLQSTPNTEWEWLALAQHHGLPTRLLDWSTNPLVALYFAVGEPISELDIRKENLVKEDYSGDAAFYFLTIKSAFVDVNKVKKPLEHEHVNIYKPPHVSGRIRAQSGVFTIQPDPRQPLNDRLKNKAIKKYRIPYAIREALRKELRLFGIHHASIFPDLDGLSKYLQNVMSEHS
- a CDS encoding STM4504/CBY_0614 family protein; translation: MSIFELFSKRREKLTSKTQDVYQYSKIPNNFRVQVIHIVRDTIGIEDQYNHVSSKIYLEIHQTLCKEYGVFALRRDARTNFEAIFDFFLETNKTEQCLDIIDLVFNVIDHGIRNNSWEFSRTRGVTQTPDAAIEELNYRFKEASIGYQFISGELIRIDSQYIHSETVKPVLQLLGKEKCYSGANHEFLSAHEHYRNKKYKECLNDCLKSFESLMKAIHDKHGWQYNKNDTSKKLINSCFNNGLVPEYLQNQFSSVRTLLESGVPTLRNKEGGHGQGVVVKNVPEHFASYTLHLTATTLLFLLTCEENHT
- a CDS encoding DUF6950 family protein, with product MHCPSYRPIILQRYLDSCENTPFAWGKFDCCLFVADWLLARNGVDVAQGFRGHYSTAIGAKRRLTRLGFNSIESVFKHHLKPIETSYAQRGDIALVEYEGELIGGIVGLGYVYCVTNIGLSALEMSAVSFCFSQELPKSTGEVRNG